One window of Papaver somniferum cultivar HN1 chromosome 9, ASM357369v1, whole genome shotgun sequence genomic DNA carries:
- the LOC113308041 gene encoding equilibrative nucleotide transporter 8-like produces MEKGGRSKNFSEDYRHEIQPKDRYNIAYTVHFILGLGNLLPWNALITAIDYFGYLYPTKHIDKVFSIAYMGSSLPVLLLLIGCRSNWFSHKERHLSFRFRMNIGLFMFLLTLMTPPIIDWCGVSTSSSYYVIVGAVVVCGLADGLIGGSLIGFAGELPERYMQAVFAGTASSGVLVSVLRIITKASLPQNPKGLQTSSYLYFLVSTSLMLGCIICCNLLNRLPVIQYHIAHKKEISASLSPSTGPIKFWVVAKKLKFSALGVLFIYTVTLSIFPGFITENFQSKSLRDWYPVVLITVYNVSDLFGKSLPSIFIPKSIGKVAWACLFGRVLFYPLFTACLHGPRWLRSEVPEMILISLFGLSNGYLTSVLMILAPKSVSVVEAEIAGIVMALFLGFGLVLGSVVGWIWVI; encoded by the exons ATGGAAAAAGGAGGAAGAAGTAAGAATTTTTCTGAAGATTATCGTCATGAGATTCAGCCAAAAGACAGATATAATATAGCTTACACTGTtcattttatacttggtttaggAAATTTACTACCATGGAATGCCTTGATCACTGCAATTGATTACTTCGGTTATCTTTATCCGACTAAACATATCGATAAAGTATTTTCTATTGCTTATATGGGTTCTTCACTTCCTGTTCTTTTACTTTTGATAGGTTGCCGGAGTAATTGGTTTAGTCATAAAGAGAGACACCTTAGTTTTAGATTCAGAATGAATATAGgtctttttatgtttcttttaacTTTGATGACTCCACCTATCATCGATTGGTGTGGAGTGTCAACATCGTCATCGTATTATGTTATAGTTGGTGCTGTTGTTGTTTGCGGTTTGGCCGATGGGTTAATAGGTGGAAGTTTGATTGGTTTTGCTGGAGAACTTCCTGAACGATATATGCAAGCCGTTTTCGCAGGAACTGCTTCTTCAG GTGTTCTTGTTTCAGTCTTGAGGATCATTACAAAAGCATCTCTACCACAGAACCCAAAAGGTCTCCAAACAAGTTCCTACCTCTATTTTTTAGTCAGTACTTCGCTCATGTTAGGTTGCATTATCTGTTGCAACCTTCTAAACAGGTTACCAGTCATCCAATATCACATAGCACACAAAAAAGAAATATCAGCATCATTATCACCCTCTACAGGGCCAATTAAATTTTGGGTGGTAGCCAAAAAACTCAAGTTCTCAGCACTTGGTGTCCTTTTCATATATACAGTAACTCTATCTATTTTTCCAGGATTCATAACGGAGAATTTTCAATCTAAAAGTCTTAGAGATTGGTACCCGGTTGTGCTGATTACAGTATATAATGTTTCAGATTTATTTGGTAAATCATTGCCTTCGATATTTATTCCGAAAAGTATCGGAAAAGTTGCATGGGCTTGTCTGTTTGGCAGAGTTTTATTTTATCCTTTGTTTACAGCTTGTCTCCATGGACCAAGATGGTTAAGAAGTGAAGTTCCTGAAATGATTTTGATAAGCTTATTTGGGTTAAGCAATGGGTATTTAACTAGTGTACTTATGATATTAGCTCCTAAATCAGTATCAGTTGTTGAAGCAGAGATAGCAGGAATAGTTATGGCTTTGTTTCTTGGGTTTGGTTTAGTTTTAGGGTCTGTTGTTGGATGGATTTGGGTCATTTGA